A stretch of the Porifericola rhodea genome encodes the following:
- a CDS encoding VCBS repeat-containing protein, which produces MNELLPPRPFFYCLFLLFLISPFKMLAQEQALFKLRPAGKTGIHFKNQLKEDEKHNILTYEYFYNGGGAAIGDINNDGLEDVFFTANMGKNALYLNQGDFKFEDISKTAGLEGRSGSWSTGVTMVDINQDNLLDIYICYSGWQNEEARRNELYINQGNNQFKEQAADYGLDDPSNSTQAAFFDFDKDGDLDMYLLNHNTTVIYEVEYNDVRDTRHPTAGDKLYENVDGRFVDVSEQAGIKGSPLGFGLGIAIADINGDGWQDIYVSNDYIEPDYLYINQQDGTFKDQMTDYFQHISYFSMGSDVADMNNDGLVDIYTLDMLPQDNERQKLLYGPDNYEHYALMVMNGFYHQNMRNMLHLNSATGPDGHTTFSEVGQLAGISNTDWSWSSLFADFDNDGWKDLFVTNGYYRDYTNRDFLKYKGDYFFQKAVKQEKADTFQLVSNMTSTPLQNYIFRNNGRLAFEDKSNEWGFDDKTFSNGAAYGDLDNDGDLDLIVNNLNARAFVYQNLSRELKPEYNYLSLELNAQKGSALGSKIKVYTQGEVQYFEYMPTRGFQSSMSKRIHIGLGESNRADSVVIIWPSGSKQVIKKLKANQHLSLEEKGKNEDHPSATPNHYLFEQTNALIPFQHQEYAYNDFKRQPLLMNMLTSCGPTMAMADINQDERLDIFVGSSKGSFGKVYLQTSNGTYTEVEQKFTTQDMLNTDADATFFDADGDGDLDLYVASGGYQDFRPQDFVLQDYLYLNDGQGNFETASDALPSMLVSKSCVLPADFDQDGDTDLFVGGRVIPGQYPQTPQSYLLQNDGQGKFTVLAPEQAEGLSNIGMVTDAKWTDLNADGREDLIVVGEYMPITIYLNQGNAQFVNATETFFEKPLTGLWNKILLEDFDNDGDLDIVAANFGLNSQLQVSPQEPLQMVYKDFDNNGSIDPILTYYIKGEAYPFASRGELLDQIYNKRQKFTTYADYANAKLEDIFSKEELEGAHTLTAETLETLYLENEGEKFSAHNLPREAQFAPVYAMTTLDYNQDGNQDLLLAGNQSAIRIRMGVIDANYGQLFAGDGKGNFTYIPQAESGLKLKGDVKSLEKIQINDDTYLLVGINNIGIESYKLNKP; this is translated from the coding sequence ATGAATGAACTACTACCCCCCCGCCCTTTCTTCTATTGCCTGTTTCTCTTGTTCTTAATTTCTCCTTTTAAAATGCTGGCACAGGAGCAAGCGCTTTTTAAACTACGGCCAGCGGGCAAAACAGGTATCCACTTTAAAAATCAGCTTAAAGAAGATGAGAAGCATAACATCCTTACCTACGAATATTTTTATAACGGAGGGGGCGCGGCCATTGGCGATATTAATAATGATGGGCTGGAAGATGTCTTTTTTACAGCTAACATGGGTAAAAATGCGCTATACCTTAACCAGGGAGACTTTAAATTTGAAGACATCAGCAAAACTGCCGGGCTGGAAGGGCGTTCCGGCTCATGGAGTACCGGGGTTACTATGGTAGATATCAACCAGGATAATTTACTGGATATTTATATATGCTACTCCGGATGGCAAAACGAAGAAGCCCGTCGTAATGAGCTGTACATTAACCAGGGAAATAATCAGTTTAAGGAGCAGGCTGCTGATTACGGGCTGGACGATCCTTCTAACAGCACCCAGGCCGCCTTTTTTGATTTTGATAAAGATGGTGACCTGGATATGTATCTCCTTAACCATAATACCACCGTTATTTACGAGGTAGAATATAATGATGTACGCGACACCCGCCACCCCACCGCTGGAGATAAGCTCTACGAAAACGTAGATGGACGCTTTGTAGATGTTAGCGAGCAGGCAGGTATTAAAGGTAGCCCATTAGGCTTCGGGCTGGGCATTGCTATTGCCGATATTAATGGCGACGGCTGGCAGGATATTTACGTTTCCAACGACTATATAGAGCCGGATTACCTTTATATTAATCAGCAGGATGGCACCTTTAAAGATCAGATGACGGACTATTTTCAGCACATCTCTTACTTTTCTATGGGCTCAGATGTAGCCGATATGAATAACGATGGACTGGTAGATATTTACACGCTGGATATGCTCCCTCAGGATAATGAGCGTCAAAAACTGCTGTACGGCCCGGACAATTACGAGCACTATGCCCTTATGGTAATGAATGGCTTCTACCACCAGAACATGCGAAATATGCTGCATCTGAATAGCGCTACCGGACCCGACGGCCATACTACCTTTAGCGAAGTAGGTCAGTTAGCAGGCATATCCAATACAGACTGGAGCTGGTCTTCGCTTTTTGCTGATTTTGATAATGATGGCTGGAAAGATCTTTTTGTTACCAATGGCTACTATCGTGACTATACGAATCGTGACTTTCTGAAGTACAAAGGAGATTACTTCTTTCAAAAGGCCGTGAAGCAGGAAAAAGCAGACACCTTTCAGTTGGTAAGTAATATGACATCAACACCCCTACAAAATTACATCTTCAGAAACAATGGTCGCCTTGCCTTTGAAGACAAAAGCAATGAGTGGGGTTTTGATGATAAAACCTTTTCTAACGGAGCGGCCTACGGAGATTTAGATAATGACGGCGACCTGGATTTAATCGTTAATAATTTAAATGCTCGCGCCTTTGTATACCAGAATCTTAGCCGGGAACTAAAGCCCGAATATAATTACCTTAGCCTGGAGCTTAATGCCCAGAAAGGAAGTGCTTTGGGTAGCAAAATCAAAGTATATACGCAGGGAGAGGTTCAGTATTTTGAGTACATGCCTACCCGAGGCTTTCAGTCTTCTATGAGTAAGCGTATCCATATTGGGTTAGGAGAAAGTAACAGAGCAGATTCTGTGGTTATTATCTGGCCTTCTGGCAGTAAACAGGTGATTAAAAAGCTAAAAGCGAACCAGCACCTTAGCCTAGAGGAAAAAGGAAAAAACGAAGATCATCCCAGTGCTACACCGAATCACTACCTGTTTGAACAAACCAACGCATTGATTCCTTTCCAGCATCAGGAGTATGCTTATAACGACTTTAAAAGGCAGCCTCTACTTATGAACATGCTTACCAGCTGTGGACCTACCATGGCAATGGCTGATATCAATCAGGATGAACGCCTTGACATTTTTGTAGGCTCTTCTAAAGGAAGCTTTGGAAAAGTTTATTTGCAGACCAGCAATGGCACATATACTGAGGTTGAGCAGAAGTTTACTACGCAAGATATGCTCAATACAGATGCGGATGCTACATTTTTTGATGCCGACGGAGATGGCGACCTGGACCTGTACGTGGCTAGCGGCGGTTATCAGGATTTCCGACCACAAGACTTTGTATTGCAGGACTACCTTTACCTTAATGATGGACAAGGCAATTTTGAAACTGCTAGTGATGCTTTGCCCTCTATGCTGGTGAGTAAATCCTGCGTGTTGCCTGCTGACTTTGATCAGGATGGTGACACTGACCTTTTTGTAGGAGGAAGAGTTATTCCTGGCCAATACCCCCAAACTCCACAAAGCTATCTCTTGCAAAATGATGGTCAGGGTAAATTTACGGTTCTAGCTCCCGAGCAGGCTGAAGGGCTTAGCAACATAGGCATGGTTACCGATGCCAAATGGACAGACTTGAATGCTGATGGACGAGAAGATCTTATTGTGGTAGGAGAGTACATGCCCATCACTATTTATCTCAACCAGGGCAATGCCCAATTTGTAAACGCTACAGAAACATTTTTTGAAAAGCCCCTTACCGGCTTATGGAACAAAATTCTGCTGGAAGATTTTGACAATGACGGCGATTTGGATATAGTAGCAGCCAATTTCGGGCTTAACTCACAACTACAGGTGAGCCCGCAGGAGCCTCTTCAGATGGTGTACAAAGACTTTGATAATAATGGCTCTATTGACCCCATCCTTACCTACTACATCAAGGGAGAGGCTTATCCCTTTGCCAGCCGTGGCGAGCTGCTGGACCAGATCTATAACAAACGGCAGAAGTTTACTACCTATGCTGACTATGCGAATGCTAAATTGGAAGATATTTTTAGCAAAGAGGAGTTAGAAGGAGCTCACACCCTTACTGCCGAAACCTTAGAAACGCTTTATCTGGAAAATGAGGGAGAAAAATTTAGCGCCCATAACCTGCCCAGAGAGGCACAGTTTGCACCAGTATATGCAATGACCACTCTTGACTATAATCAGGACGGAAACCAGGATTTGTTACTGGCTGGTAACCAAAGCGCTATTCGTATCCGTATGGGTGTAATTGATGCTAACTACGGCCAGCTTTTTGCCGGAGACGGAAAAGGCAACTTTACCTATATACCTCAGGCAGAGTCCGGCTTAAAACTTAAGGGCGATGTCAAATCATTAGAAAAAATACAGATTAACGATGACACCTATCTGCTGGTAGGTATAAATAATATCGGAATAGAGTCATACAAACTGAATAAACCATGA
- a CDS encoding M14 metallopeptidase family protein: protein MKHQLHKILTALCLFLCLLVRVQAQEVELLDEKYAFDPELSYDTSIPSPADFLGYELGEELTFYLNVVRYLETLAEASPKVTLGSYGKTYEGRELVYLVISSEANQQNIEEIRQNNLRLADPTSLNGSEADALISEQPVITSMSYNIHGNETSSTEAAMQVAYRLAAAEDEETAQILDNSVIIMYPCINPDGRDRYVYWYNAMKREVVAHEPFDVEHDEPWPQGRTNHYWFDLNRDWVWLVHPESRGHIATYQQWMPQVHVDYHEQGYNSNYFTTPGTTPRNLLLPDRYEALADTFGMANVKAFDENQISYFTREAFDFFYPGYGSSYPSVMGAIGMLTEQGGIGGGRAIETDDSFVLTLRNRVFDHYTTSFATFAKAAEHKKIFLQYFYNAMNPANSKSDVKAYILPDEPDTYLYNVIDMLMSHGVKVERAENDFSVRNAIEYAYGNSSQKNFAAGSFIISTNQPKHLFINSVMQRQMEIEDSVMYDMATWSAPLAYNLEVYSSSQAVNVNTRVLETAPTYASGVENEEASYAFVVDWKQRYAPKALALLWDKGYQVRSAKQPFGSGDTQFSRGSIIVLMGRNSKSDKEIQADMREVAEEAQVRITGLNSGRMQNGIDLSSRDSETLFKPKVAMLIDQPFSVYTSGQLWFLFDQDTHFPISRIRANTLSQTSLPKLGRRYGYTNLYDYDVLLLPGTDDMEAVFDKESLKSLKEWVSAGGTLIATEESAHYFTKDKSGFTDVEMVVSDEDSTEEAKYLRYEDREEYYGWKRVPGSALNANIDDSHPLAFGLDDHLYTLKFGSDALLADPGLQTVGYYNREAERLLASGYASQENLQKLAGHTFAAVKPMGQGKVVFLLDNTQYRMFWRGPSRMMQNAVMLLPGM from the coding sequence ATGAAACACCAACTACACAAAATTCTAACTGCCTTGTGTCTTTTTCTCTGTCTGCTTGTGCGCGTACAGGCGCAGGAAGTAGAACTGCTAGACGAAAAATATGCTTTTGATCCGGAACTAAGCTATGATACATCCATTCCTTCTCCGGCAGATTTTCTGGGCTATGAACTAGGCGAAGAGCTTACTTTTTATCTCAATGTAGTCCGTTATCTGGAAACGCTGGCAGAGGCCTCTCCCAAAGTAACGTTGGGTAGCTACGGCAAAACCTACGAGGGGCGTGAGCTGGTCTATCTGGTGATTTCTTCGGAGGCTAATCAACAAAATATAGAAGAGATCAGGCAAAATAACCTGCGTCTTGCAGACCCTACCTCTTTGAACGGCTCCGAGGCTGATGCGCTTATTTCTGAGCAGCCTGTAATCACTTCTATGAGCTACAACATTCATGGAAACGAAACTTCCAGTACCGAAGCCGCTATGCAGGTAGCTTACCGCCTGGCGGCCGCAGAGGATGAGGAGACAGCCCAGATTCTCGATAACTCAGTCATTATTATGTACCCCTGTATTAATCCAGACGGGCGCGACCGATATGTTTACTGGTATAATGCCATGAAGAGAGAGGTGGTGGCGCACGAGCCTTTTGATGTGGAGCATGACGAGCCCTGGCCGCAGGGGCGAACTAACCATTACTGGTTTGACCTAAACCGCGACTGGGTATGGCTGGTGCACCCGGAGTCGCGCGGACATATCGCTACTTATCAGCAATGGATGCCGCAGGTGCATGTAGACTATCATGAGCAGGGCTATAATAGTAACTACTTTACTACGCCGGGCACTACTCCCCGTAATTTGCTCCTTCCTGATCGCTATGAAGCACTGGCAGATACCTTTGGTATGGCTAATGTAAAGGCCTTTGACGAAAACCAGATCTCTTACTTTACACGAGAGGCCTTCGACTTTTTCTATCCTGGCTATGGGTCTAGTTACCCTAGTGTAATGGGAGCTATAGGCATGCTAACAGAGCAGGGAGGCATCGGTGGAGGCCGGGCCATTGAGACAGACGACAGCTTTGTACTGACACTTCGTAATAGAGTGTTTGATCATTATACAACGTCTTTTGCCACCTTTGCCAAAGCGGCAGAGCATAAAAAGATATTTCTTCAGTACTTCTATAATGCTATGAATCCGGCTAATAGCAAGTCAGATGTAAAAGCATATATACTGCCGGATGAGCCGGACACTTATCTGTACAATGTAATAGACATGCTAATGAGCCATGGCGTAAAGGTAGAGCGTGCGGAAAATGATTTTTCTGTCCGAAATGCCATAGAATACGCTTACGGCAATAGTAGTCAGAAAAACTTTGCCGCGGGTAGCTTCATTATTTCTACCAACCAGCCCAAACATTTGTTTATCAATTCGGTGATGCAGCGCCAGATGGAGATTGAAGATTCTGTAATGTACGATATGGCTACCTGGTCCGCTCCACTAGCTTATAACCTTGAAGTATATTCCAGTAGCCAAGCTGTGAATGTTAATACCCGGGTGCTGGAAACCGCTCCAACTTATGCCAGTGGAGTAGAAAATGAGGAGGCAAGTTATGCTTTTGTCGTAGACTGGAAGCAGCGCTATGCGCCCAAAGCCCTGGCGCTACTGTGGGACAAAGGATATCAGGTACGGAGTGCCAAACAGCCTTTTGGCAGTGGGGATACGCAATTCTCGCGAGGCTCTATAATCGTGTTAATGGGCAGAAACAGCAAAAGCGACAAAGAGATACAGGCCGATATGAGAGAAGTAGCAGAAGAGGCGCAGGTCAGAATAACTGGGCTCAACAGCGGACGCATGCAAAATGGTATTGATCTCTCTTCCAGAGATAGTGAGACACTTTTTAAGCCTAAAGTTGCCATGCTCATAGATCAGCCCTTTTCTGTATATACTTCAGGGCAACTGTGGTTTTTGTTTGATCAGGATACACATTTCCCTATTTCTCGTATTCGGGCTAATACCCTGAGCCAGACCTCGCTACCCAAACTGGGGCGCCGCTATGGCTATACTAATCTCTATGACTATGATGTACTCCTGCTACCCGGCACCGATGATATGGAGGCGGTGTTTGATAAAGAATCGCTTAAAAGTCTGAAGGAATGGGTGAGTGCCGGAGGTACGCTTATCGCTACCGAAGAGTCTGCACACTATTTTACCAAAGATAAATCTGGTTTTACAGATGTAGAAATGGTAGTGTCTGATGAAGATAGCACCGAAGAGGCAAAATATCTGCGTTACGAAGATAGGGAAGAGTACTATGGGTGGAAGCGAGTACCAGGCTCTGCGCTAAACGCTAATATCGACGACTCGCACCCTCTGGCTTTTGGACTGGACGATCATCTCTATACTCTTAAGTTTGGCAGCGATGCGCTTCTGGCAGATCCCGGTCTGCAAACTGTTGGTTATTATAATCGTGAGGCTGAGCGGCTGCTGGCGTCTGGCTATGCCTCCCAAGAGAATCTGCAAAAGCTGGCAGGGCATACCTTTGCTGCTGTAAAACCTATGGGGCAAGGTAAAGTCGTCTTTTTATTAGATAATACTCAGTACCGTATGTTCTGGAGAGGGCCTTCTCGCATGATGCAAAATGCAGTGATGTTGCTGCCCGGTATGTAA
- a CDS encoding S1/P1 nuclease has product MYKVTTLLIAFFVQLVYTPLFGWGQIGHRAVGQIAEWHLSKKATKNISQVLGPLSLAMVSTWMDEIRSDDAYDYTNTWHWVTIPDNTSYNADIQEEAGDAFGMTQKIIAALKTDTLSQQEEKEYLMMLVHLVGDLHQPLHVGNGEDRGGNDVKVEWMGEPSNLHRVWDSDMIDGKQLSYTELAQHLNRRATERLVQQWQSSSPEQWLAEAMELRPQVYDVPDNKRLGYQYSYQNYATVEHQLLVAGVRLAGILNEIYG; this is encoded by the coding sequence ATGTATAAAGTTACTACTCTGCTCATAGCTTTTTTTGTACAGCTAGTGTATACCCCCCTTTTCGGGTGGGGACAAATCGGCCATAGAGCCGTCGGTCAGATTGCGGAATGGCATCTGAGCAAGAAAGCCACAAAAAATATCAGCCAAGTATTGGGACCACTCTCTCTGGCAATGGTTAGCACCTGGATGGATGAAATCCGTTCCGACGATGCTTATGACTATACCAACACCTGGCATTGGGTAACCATACCTGACAATACCAGCTATAATGCCGACATACAGGAAGAAGCGGGAGATGCCTTTGGCATGACTCAAAAGATTATTGCTGCACTTAAAACAGATACCTTAAGTCAGCAGGAAGAAAAAGAGTACCTGATGATGCTCGTACATCTGGTAGGAGACCTGCACCAGCCCCTGCATGTAGGCAATGGCGAAGACCGCGGAGGGAATGATGTTAAAGTGGAGTGGATGGGAGAGCCCTCCAACCTGCACCGCGTATGGGACAGTGATATGATTGACGGAAAGCAACTAAGCTATACCGAACTGGCACAGCACCTTAACCGCAGAGCTACCGAAAGGCTGGTACAGCAGTGGCAGTCTTCCAGCCCCGAACAATGGCTTGCCGAAGCCATGGAACTACGCCCTCAGGTTTATGATGTTCCCGATAACAAGCGCCTGGGTTATCAGTACTCATACCAGAATTACGCTACAGTAGAGCATCAGCTTCTTGTAGCAGGCGTACGTCTGGCTGGTATTCTTAATGAGATTTACGGATAA
- a CDS encoding vanadium-dependent haloperoxidase yields MRFSLLSLLLCFLLSRAQAIPPSREIEKAQIKDFTDQLFEISSVMLHDVINPPAAARFYAYATLAAYQVVVNNSEHYPYLSEKFKEVPEFEMPQAPESLNIAFASTYAMLALGEKILPSGYMLQDKQNAYADSFQQNYVLSDLTLDENIQYARAVASEVLAYAGSDGYSRLSTYTRYIPTQKEGHWYPTPPAYIEAIEPSWMHVRPFFMDSANQFSPPPPAPFSLDTSSSFYQQTMEVYHTVKDVNDEQEEIANFWDCNPFAVKFTGHMAIGLKKITPGGHWMGIAGIACEKADISLKRAVFVHALLALSLHDAFISCWHEKYRSDRIRPETVINRYIDQKWKPILQTPPFPEYTSGHSVASASAAVILTQLLGENFAFDDDSEVYFGLPIRSFSSFTQAANEAAISRLYGGIHFRDAIEDGVAEGKAIGHYILNKLALNVNSYSGK; encoded by the coding sequence ATGAGATTCAGCTTATTGAGCCTTTTGCTATGCTTTTTACTAAGCAGGGCGCAGGCTATACCGCCATCCCGAGAGATTGAAAAAGCACAGATTAAAGATTTTACAGATCAGCTTTTTGAGATTTCCTCTGTAATGCTGCATGATGTCATTAACCCACCTGCCGCAGCGCGTTTTTATGCTTATGCTACGCTAGCTGCCTATCAGGTAGTTGTTAACAACAGTGAGCACTATCCTTACTTAAGTGAAAAATTTAAAGAGGTACCAGAGTTTGAGATGCCTCAGGCTCCCGAATCGTTAAATATAGCTTTCGCCTCTACCTACGCCATGCTTGCATTGGGAGAGAAGATACTACCCTCTGGTTATATGCTTCAGGATAAGCAAAATGCTTATGCAGATAGCTTTCAGCAAAACTATGTACTCAGCGATCTGACGTTGGATGAAAATATACAATATGCCAGAGCCGTGGCCTCTGAGGTATTAGCCTATGCAGGTAGCGATGGTTATTCCCGGTTAAGCACTTATACACGTTACATTCCTACGCAAAAAGAAGGACACTGGTACCCTACGCCTCCGGCATACATAGAAGCTATAGAGCCCAGCTGGATGCACGTACGTCCCTTCTTCATGGACTCTGCCAATCAGTTTTCGCCTCCTCCTCCAGCCCCTTTTAGTTTGGATACAAGCAGCAGCTTCTACCAGCAGACGATGGAAGTTTACCATACCGTAAAAGATGTTAATGATGAGCAGGAAGAAATCGCCAACTTCTGGGATTGCAACCCTTTTGCCGTAAAGTTTACCGGACATATGGCTATCGGACTCAAAAAAATTACGCCGGGCGGCCACTGGATGGGCATAGCTGGTATCGCCTGCGAAAAGGCTGACATTTCCCTGAAACGAGCTGTATTTGTGCATGCCTTGCTTGCTTTAAGCCTACATGATGCGTTCATTAGCTGCTGGCACGAAAAATACCGTAGCGATAGAATTCGTCCTGAGACCGTGATAAATCGCTATATAGACCAGAAGTGGAAACCTATACTACAGACGCCGCCTTTCCCTGAGTATACCAGCGGTCATAGTGTAGCCTCTGCCTCCGCTGCTGTAATACTCACCCAGCTTTTAGGAGAAAATTTTGCATTTGATGACGATTCGGAGGTTTATTTTGGATTACCTATACGCTCCTTCTCCTCTTTTACTCAGGCTGCCAATGAGGCTGCCATATCTCGCCTGTACGGAGGTATACATTTCCGCGATGCTATAGAAGATGGAGTAGCAGAAGGCAAAGCTATCGGGCACTATATACTTAATAAACTGGCACTAAACGTAAATAGCTATTCCGGAAAATAG